A region of Clostridium acetobutylicum ATCC 824 DNA encodes the following proteins:
- a CDS encoding CPBP family intramembrane glutamic endopeptidase — protein MDFKLFKDIKTRYLFIAMTAVTIVSGILLAFINVLFNISLTDDVNELYALVVTVIWFLMALIFIKVNKIKISDFFGKFPKKSFIVEVPFTWIITYLGAMGAILIMFYVIATLDPHILKGVQSNVESRPTILSSGFFVVISFLGTVIAAPVAEEFIFRGILFRRLYSKYGLIAGIFLSSLIFFVLHLTLNPIIFFLALGLAMLSYKYKSLIPSIFLHALNNLITFLQNSARTAASDSSASMTVDNSMLIIGIIFFILYLIFLVVSLKKCSKLKSALE, from the coding sequence TTGGATTTTAAACTTTTTAAAGATATAAAAACTAGATATTTATTTATAGCAATGACAGCCGTTACAATTGTAAGTGGTATATTACTTGCATTTATTAACGTGCTTTTTAATATTAGTTTAACAGATGATGTTAATGAGCTGTATGCTCTAGTAGTTACAGTTATTTGGTTTCTTATGGCTTTGATTTTTATAAAGGTAAATAAAATAAAAATAAGTGATTTTTTTGGCAAGTTTCCTAAAAAGAGTTTTATAGTAGAGGTACCATTTACGTGGATTATAACTTATTTAGGTGCTATGGGAGCTATCCTAATAATGTTTTATGTAATAGCTACCTTGGACCCGCACATATTAAAAGGTGTACAATCAAATGTTGAGTCAAGACCAACAATATTATCAAGCGGTTTTTTCGTAGTTATATCATTTCTAGGAACAGTTATTGCAGCGCCAGTAGCAGAAGAGTTTATATTCAGAGGAATACTTTTTAGAAGACTGTACAGTAAATATGGATTAATTGCAGGTATTTTTCTATCTTCATTAATTTTTTTTGTACTTCATCTTACACTTAATCCTATAATTTTCTTTTTGGCGTTAGGTCTTGCTATGCTTTCTTATAAATATAAATCCTTAATACCATCTATTTTTCTTCATGCTCTTAATAATCTAATTACATTTTTGCAAAATTCAGCTAGAACAGCAGCAAGTGATAGTTCTGCAAGTATGACTGTAGACAATTCTATGCTCATAATTGGAATTATATTTTTTATTCTCTACCTGATATTTTTAGTTGTTAGTTTGAAAAAATGCTCTAAACTTAAGTCAGCTTTAGAGTAG
- a CDS encoding multinuclear nonheme iron-dependent oxidase: MYIGCNWSKALKFLLEKDEVKIDYIKAGAYGDFENEFSTMRSMKPILIHGLGKFERTGMKDINLVDFDRANSIIKRCSSPHFGIHLEIKNSDMYEGMRDENIYEYMCKQIQTFKKNIEVPLLLENVPDSPIEHTVFDCYPYFQPKKLTKLFLDNNVDFLLDLTHAKITSKYHKIDVHEYLNGLPLERVREIHVNGSGYDEEGFPMDTHSSMEKEDYDLLRWVLTYSKPYVVTLEYAGTKKEKEADIIASLKTQLREIQNIIISR, from the coding sequence ATGTATATTGGATGTAATTGGTCAAAGGCTTTGAAATTTCTTCTAGAAAAAGATGAGGTTAAGATAGATTATATTAAAGCAGGTGCGTATGGAGATTTTGAAAATGAATTTTCTACTATGCGCTCAATGAAACCAATTCTTATACATGGGCTGGGAAAATTTGAACGCACAGGTATGAAGGATATTAACTTAGTTGATTTTGATCGTGCAAATTCTATTATTAAAAGGTGCAGTTCTCCTCATTTTGGAATACATCTTGAAATAAAAAATTCGGATATGTACGAAGGAATGAGAGATGAGAATATATATGAATATATGTGTAAGCAAATTCAGACTTTCAAGAAAAATATAGAAGTTCCTCTTTTGCTAGAAAATGTTCCAGATTCCCCAATAGAACATACCGTATTTGATTGTTATCCATATTTTCAGCCTAAAAAACTTACAAAATTATTTTTAGATAATAATGTTGATTTTTTACTTGATTTAACTCATGCCAAAATAACTTCGAAATATCATAAAATAGATGTTCACGAATATCTAAATGGACTTCCACTTGAACGTGTTAGAGAAATTCATGTTAATGGTTCAGGATATGATGAAGAAGGATTTCCTATGGATACGCATAGTTCTATGGAAAAAGAGGATTATGATCTTCTTAGATGGGTTTTAACATATTCAAAGCCTTACGTGGTTACCTTAGAGTATGCCGGTACAAAGAAAGAAAAAGAGGCTGATATTATAGCT
- the def gene encoding peptide deformylase, translating to MALRQIRLSEDEILRKKSRPVEVVDDKIRQILDDMLDTLQNTENGAAIAAPQVGILKQLVVIATGEDIIKLVNPKIVKKEGEQEVVEGCLSIPNVYGKLKRPKKVTVEALNENGEKITLTGEGFLAKCFCHEIDHLDGILFTDLVTEYIK from the coding sequence ATGGCGTTGAGACAAATTAGACTTTCAGAGGATGAAATATTAAGAAAAAAGAGCAGACCTGTTGAGGTAGTTGATGATAAGATAAGACAAATTTTAGATGACATGCTGGATACCCTTCAAAACACAGAAAACGGTGCTGCCATAGCTGCTCCACAGGTAGGAATATTAAAACAACTAGTTGTAATAGCTACAGGAGAAGATATCATAAAGCTTGTTAATCCTAAAATAGTAAAAAAAGAAGGAGAACAAGAAGTTGTAGAGGGCTGCTTAAGTATTCCAAATGTATATGGAAAACTTAAAAGACCTAAAAAAGTAACAGTTGAGGCTTTAAACGAAAATGGTGAAAAAATCACTTTAACAGGAGAGGGTTTTCTAGCAAAATGTTTTTGTCATGAGATAGATCATTTAGATGGAATTCTTTTTACAGACTTAGTAACTGAATATATAAAATAA
- a CDS encoding DNA topology modulation protein gives MKQIGNRVIIIGSPGSGKSTFAKKISEILALPLIHLDKEYWNFGWIETPKEKWIEMQEEFIKMDKWIIDGNYGSTIDIRLRRADTIVCFCLPRTLCLFRAFKRYLINLNKVREDMAEGCKENFDLEFVKYIWDFPKNYGEKNIKLINENKDKKILIFKKRNEANDFIREILNYESNL, from the coding sequence ATGAAGCAAATAGGAAATAGGGTAATTATAATAGGTTCTCCTGGAAGTGGAAAAAGTACTTTTGCTAAAAAAATTTCCGAAATATTAGCACTTCCATTAATTCATTTAGACAAGGAGTATTGGAATTTTGGTTGGATAGAAACACCTAAAGAAAAATGGATAGAGATGCAGGAGGAATTCATAAAAATGGACAAGTGGATTATTGATGGTAATTATGGATCCACAATAGATATAAGACTTAGAAGAGCGGATACTATTGTGTGCTTTTGTCTTCCAAGAACACTTTGCCTTTTTAGAGCTTTTAAAAGATATTTAATAAATTTAAATAAGGTTAGGGAAGATATGGCAGAAGGCTGCAAAGAGAACTTTGATTTGGAATTTGTGAAATACATATGGGATTTTCCTAAGAACTATGGAGAAAAGAATATTAAACTTATTAATGAAAATAAGGATAAGAAAATTTTAATATTTAAAAAGAGAAATGAAGCTAATGATTTTATTAGAGAAATATTAAACTATGAGAGCAATTTATGA
- a CDS encoding VOC family protein: MKDYDNFFLGVEDVKDTYEILKKRGVSFLSDPFKINTGTALEFEDTFGNRLGITDYK; encoded by the coding sequence ATGAAGGATTATGATAACTTTTTTCTAGGTGTTGAAGATGTTAAGGATACATATGAAATACTTAAGAAGAGAGGAGTAAGCTTTTTATCAGATCCCTTTAAAATAAATACAGGGACGGCTTTGGAATTTGAAGATACTTTTGGGAATAGATTAGGAATTACTGATTACAAATAA
- a CDS encoding protease inhibitor I42 family protein, with amino-acid sequence MTNNEGYGTLLITNGINRVKLGEKTWIILNANSSTGYVWRLTLDNSKVYRIDKNFYLPSRTGSVGTPGKAVWILKAIKKGEASIVLNYARVFDKEALKSIVYSIIVE; translated from the coding sequence GTGACAAATAATGAAGGGTATGGAACATTACTCATTACAAACGGCATTAATAGAGTTAAGCTTGGAGAAAAAACTTGGATTATATTGAATGCAAATTCATCAACTGGGTATGTATGGAGGTTAACTTTAGATAATTCCAAAGTATATAGAATTGATAAGAACTTTTATTTGCCATCTAGAACAGGATCGGTAGGAACTCCAGGGAAAGCAGTATGGATTTTAAAGGCAATTAAAAAAGGGGAAGCTTCTATAGTTTTAAATTACGCTAGAGTCTTTGATAAAGAAGCTTTAAAAAGTATTGTGTATTCAATAATAGTGGAGTAA
- a CDS encoding TetR/AcrR family transcriptional regulator yields the protein MKVSQRQIQKQETRKKIIEAAYEKFKNKGIVKTTTSDIAKAAGVSHGTIFAHFKTQEELLREVIQVFCSKIIMHTHSVSEKAVTMREVLSAHLEGIKEFEEFYIRLVSEMNLLPKDSISVFVSIQSALSKHLTEVAEKEIDEGKIKGCL from the coding sequence ATGAAGGTATCACAGAGACAAATTCAAAAACAAGAAACTAGAAAAAAGATAATAGAGGCTGCGTATGAGAAATTTAAAAACAAAGGAATTGTAAAAACTACAACCTCAGATATAGCAAAAGCTGCAGGTGTGTCTCACGGCACAATTTTTGCTCATTTTAAAACACAGGAGGAGCTTTTAAGAGAGGTAATCCAGGTGTTCTGTAGTAAAATAATTATGCATACGCATAGTGTTTCAGAGAAGGCTGTAACTATGAGAGAAGTTTTAAGTGCTCACCTTGAAGGAATAAAAGAATTTGAAGAATTTTATATAAGGCTTGTGAGTGAGATGAATCTTCTGCCAAAGGATTCAATAAGTGTTTTTGTGTCTATTCAATCTGCACTTTCAAAGCATTTAACTGAAGTAGCTGAAAAAGAAATAGATGAGGGAAAGATAAAAGGCTGCCTATAA
- a CDS encoding GNAT family N-acetyltransferase, translating to MVIEKLRIEDIPQLLKLYNTLAPFESSHKKSLEVYNEMLKDENYLLLAAKKEEEIIGSVLGICCKGLMFPFLVIEDVIVKEEIRGKGVGRKLMKALDEFANRKNCSYAILVSSGFREGAHKFYERVGFKDSVRGFRKIYY from the coding sequence TTGGTCATAGAAAAATTAAGGATAGAAGATATTCCACAACTTTTAAAGCTTTATAATACACTTGCCCCATTTGAAAGTTCTCACAAAAAATCACTTGAAGTATATAATGAGATGTTAAAGGACGAAAATTATCTCTTGTTAGCAGCAAAAAAAGAAGAAGAAATCATAGGATCAGTACTTGGAATATGCTGCAAAGGATTAATGTTCCCATTTTTGGTGATTGAGGACGTAATTGTAAAAGAGGAAATTAGAGGAAAAGGAGTTGGAAGAAAGTTGATGAAAGCTCTTGATGAATTTGCAAATAGAAAAAACTGTTCGTATGCAATTCTTGTATCCTCTGGATTTAGAGAAGGTGCACATAAATTTTATGAGAGGGTTGGATTTAAAGATAGTGTTAGAGGTTTTCGTAAAATTTATTACTAA
- a CDS encoding TfoX/Sxy family protein: protein MASSEEFMEYVSEQISGAGKITYRKMFGDYGVYCNGKIIGLVCDNQFFLKVTKIGRELLKEVVEAPAYNGARPSFLIEDLEDREYLAKLVYETYEELPIKKSKKRKKETIKVAY, encoded by the coding sequence ATGGCTTCAAGTGAGGAATTTATGGAGTACGTTAGTGAACAAATAAGTGGTGCAGGTAAAATAACCTATAGAAAGATGTTTGGAGATTATGGAGTATACTGTAATGGAAAGATAATAGGATTAGTATGTGATAATCAGTTTTTTTTGAAGGTAACAAAGATTGGAAGAGAATTACTTAAAGAAGTAGTAGAGGCACCTGCTTATAATGGCGCAAGACCTTCTTTTTTAATTGAAGATTTAGAGGATAGAGAGTATTTAGCAAAGCTTGTATATGAAACTTACGAGGAGCTTCCGATTAAGAAGTCTAAAAAAAGAAAAAAAGAAACTATAAAAGTGGCATATTAA
- a CDS encoding carbonic anhydrase — translation MKDEFLVIEKTLMEGNKRFMSNKLKLKDFSEKRRKDLKENGQRPMAVVVSCSDSRVPPEIIFDLGLGEIFTVRNAGNIVDSNTIGNVEFAVNHLGAKYVLVMGHEKCGAVEAALEGVSNNEKLKGFIEPLENVVANALENNKKCTRKEIIDIIEDKNVEASANKLLESENLRQLKRKDEIEIVKAKYFHETGEVKILR, via the coding sequence GTGAAGGACGAATTTTTAGTTATAGAGAAAACTCTTATGGAAGGTAATAAAAGATTCATGTCAAATAAGCTTAAGCTTAAAGATTTTTCAGAAAAGAGAAGGAAAGACCTTAAAGAAAATGGTCAAAGACCTATGGCAGTTGTAGTTTCCTGTTCTGATTCTCGAGTTCCTCCTGAAATTATTTTTGACCTCGGTTTAGGGGAAATATTTACTGTACGTAATGCAGGTAATATTGTTGATAGTAACACTATAGGTAATGTAGAATTTGCTGTTAATCATTTGGGGGCAAAATATGTTTTGGTAATGGGGCATGAAAAATGCGGTGCTGTTGAAGCTGCATTAGAGGGAGTAAGTAATAATGAAAAGCTTAAAGGTTTCATAGAACCTTTAGAGAATGTTGTAGCTAATGCACTTGAAAATAATAAAAAGTGTACACGTAAAGAAATCATAGATATTATAGAGGACAAAAACGTGGAAGCTTCGGCAAATAAGCTTTTAGAAAGTGAAAATCTTAGACAGCTTAAGAGAAAAGATGAAATTGAAATAGTTAAGGCTAAGTATTTTCATGAAACAGGAGAAGTGAAAATACTTAGGTAA
- a CDS encoding bleomycin resistance protein — MIFNSLVPELSVTNIVISKSFYVDILSFKVQYEREEDSFAFISLNGAQLMLDEGANGSWSTALTTYPFGRGINLQFFVEDVEKIITSLNKHNIKLFKDPFISNYRIGPENHTFKEVLVQDPDGYLLRFSQKI, encoded by the coding sequence ATGATTTTTAATAGCCTGGTACCTGAGTTATCTGTAACTAACATAGTCATATCAAAAAGCTTTTATGTTGATATACTCTCCTTTAAAGTCCAATATGAAAGAGAAGAAGATAGTTTTGCCTTCATTTCACTTAATGGTGCTCAACTAATGCTTGATGAAGGTGCTAATGGAAGCTGGAGTACAGCTTTGACTACTTATCCTTTCGGAAGAGGAATTAACCTTCAATTTTTTGTAGAAGATGTAGAAAAAATTATAACTTCTTTAAATAAACACAATATAAAGCTATTTAAAGATCCATTTATTAGCAATTACAGAATAGGTCCTGAAAATCATACTTTCAAGGAAGTTTTAGTTCAAGATCCTGATGGATATCTCTTAAGATTCTCACAAAAAATTTAA
- a CDS encoding alpha/beta fold hydrolase gives MIFKEFGNKNMPTIVFLHGGGLSFWSFKEELSALKNSYRIVTPIIDGHGEDYNNTFISISNSAKHVINYIQESCNGHVFCICGLSLGAQILVEVLSLKHNISEYAVIESALVYPIKLSLNLMVAMNSLAYGLIKKKWFAKLQAKTLNVPQELFETYYKESSKMTKETLINITKSNGSYPMPNSICNTTASTLILVGERELSIMKKSAKLLNETIDNSILNIIPKAKHGEISLAYPKQYLDLLNKLFNSKK, from the coding sequence ATGATTTTCAAGGAATTTGGTAATAAAAATATGCCTACTATAGTTTTTCTTCATGGTGGAGGCCTTTCCTTCTGGTCCTTTAAAGAAGAACTATCTGCATTAAAAAATAGCTATAGAATTGTTACACCTATTATTGATGGTCACGGAGAAGACTATAATAACACTTTTATAAGTATAAGTAACTCTGCTAAACATGTTATCAACTATATTCAAGAGAGCTGTAATGGACATGTCTTTTGTATTTGTGGTCTTTCTCTCGGTGCTCAGATTCTTGTTGAAGTATTATCTTTAAAGCATAATATTTCAGAATATGCTGTTATAGAAAGTGCATTAGTTTATCCTATAAAATTATCACTTAATTTAATGGTTGCAATGAACAGCCTAGCCTATGGACTTATAAAAAAGAAGTGGTTTGCAAAGCTTCAGGCTAAAACCTTAAATGTACCTCAAGAATTATTTGAAACCTACTATAAAGAAAGTTCAAAGATGACAAAAGAAACATTAATAAATATTACAAAAAGCAATGGATCTTATCCAATGCCTAATTCTATATGTAACACAACGGCAAGTACACTTATATTAGTAGGAGAAAGGGAACTATCTATAATGAAAAAGTCTGCTAAACTTCTCAATGAAACCATAGATAACAGCATATTAAACATTATACCAAAAGCTAAGCATGGCGAAATAAGTTTAGCTTATCCAAAACAGTATTTAGACTTATTGAATAAGCTTTTTAATAGCAAAAAGTAA
- a CDS encoding zinc ribbon domain-containing protein, translating to MKTCIACGMPMNNKGDFAVGDESKDYCKYCAREDGTMQNYNEKLKGMTEFIVRTQGFDVKAAENIAREMMSKLPAWREL from the coding sequence ATGAAAACTTGTATAGCTTGTGGCATGCCAATGAATAACAAAGGAGATTTTGCAGTAGGTGATGAAAGTAAAGATTACTGTAAATACTGTGCTAGAGAAGATGGAACAATGCAAAATTATAATGAAAAACTTAAGGGAATGACTGAATTTATAGTTAGAACTCAAGGATTTGATGTTAAAGCTGCAGAAAATATCGCTAGGGAAATGATGTCTAAGCTTCCTGCTTGGAGGGAGCTTTAA
- a CDS encoding helix-turn-helix transcriptional regulator, which produces MKNRLKELREAFGLTQEQLGNLIGVSRQAINSIETEKCEPSIWLAYDISKVFHKSIEYIFLFEESEKKSRAKQIRGVI; this is translated from the coding sequence ATGAAAAACAGATTAAAAGAACTTAGAGAAGCCTTTGGCTTAACTCAAGAACAGCTTGGAAATCTTATAGGTGTATCTAGACAAGCCATTAACTCCATAGAAACAGAAAAGTGTGAACCTTCTATATGGCTAGCTTATGATATTTCTAAGGTTTTTCATAAATCTATAGAATATATTTTTCTTTTTGAAGAAAGTGAAAAAAAATCAAGAGCTAAACAAATCAGAGGTGTTATATAA
- a CDS encoding pyridoxamine 5'-phosphate oxidase family protein, whose amino-acid sequence MFKEMRRKERELSFKETEKILKSCEYGVLSTIGENGYPYGVPISYVYLNGFIYFHSATEGHKLENIENNPKLCFSIVGKTSVLPDKFTTNYESVVVFGTAEEVFNEEKNEVLLEILKKYSSSYIEKGKVYINTSSIKTRVIKINIDYISGKSRK is encoded by the coding sequence ATGTTTAAGGAAATGAGACGAAAAGAAAGAGAGCTTAGTTTTAAGGAAACTGAAAAAATACTAAAAAGCTGTGAATATGGTGTTTTATCTACCATAGGTGAAAATGGGTATCCCTATGGTGTACCAATAAGCTACGTATATTTAAATGGCTTTATTTATTTTCACAGTGCCACAGAAGGACATAAACTAGAAAATATAGAAAATAACCCCAAGCTATGCTTTTCTATTGTTGGAAAAACCTCTGTACTGCCTGATAAGTTTACTACAAACTATGAAAGTGTAGTTGTATTTGGAACTGCCGAAGAAGTCTTTAATGAAGAGAAAAACGAGGTTCTTTTGGAGATATTAAAAAAATACTCCTCTTCTTACATAGAAAAAGGCAAAGTATACATTAATACATCAAGCATAAAAACTAGAGTTATAAAAATAAACATAGATTACATTTCAGGTAAATCGAGAAAATAG
- a CDS encoding GNAT family N-acetyltransferase, translated as MFNSIELYLLKEEHIKRLFDWNRSEKHLEYYTCRPVKQYKSFDEYRDKILKSTEQGKKITYVLIEENSNEPLGKISLFDFNTRNRSAEIGYYLPEVNRKRGLGSIMLDKFLNKAFSEKSLNLNKIYATTASNNYASIKLLEKYDFNLDGRIRERYFIKEDKYDQLIYSILKREWKE; from the coding sequence ATGTTTAACTCAATTGAACTATATTTGCTTAAGGAGGAGCATATAAAAAGATTATTTGATTGGAATAGAAGTGAAAAGCACCTTGAATATTATACTTGTCGCCCAGTAAAACAGTATAAGTCATTTGATGAATATAGAGATAAAATCTTAAAAAGTACTGAACAAGGAAAGAAAATAACATATGTTTTAATAGAAGAGAATAGTAATGAACCCTTAGGAAAGATTAGTTTATTTGATTTTAACACAAGAAATCGTAGTGCTGAAATTGGATACTACTTGCCGGAAGTTAATAGAAAAAGGGGACTTGGGAGTATTATGCTTGATAAATTTTTGAATAAGGCATTTAGTGAAAAATCTCTTAACTTAAATAAAATTTATGCTACTACAGCTTCAAATAATTATGCGTCTATAAAACTTTTAGAAAAGTATGATTTTAACTTAGATGGCAGAATTAGAGAGCGCTATTTTATTAAGGAAGATAAATATGATCAGCTTATTTATTCAATTCTAAAAAGAGAATGGAAGGAGTAA